A part of Calditrichota bacterium genomic DNA contains:
- a CDS encoding glycosyltransferase, translated as MAGTVFSIALIALGGVFALFLLGLLLGLLRKEGARSQDRPSVSVVVAARNEERQIGRCVAALLAQDYPRDRLQIIIVDDRSEDATAAIVERMAVGHEHLELVRLTSCPSNWSPKKHAIAAGVARCRGEVVL; from the coding sequence CGGTCTTTTCCATCGCCCTGATTGCCCTGGGAGGGGTGTTTGCCCTTTTCCTGCTGGGGCTGCTTCTGGGGCTGTTGCGGAAAGAAGGAGCGCGTTCCCAGGATCGACCGTCGGTCTCGGTGGTAGTGGCCGCGCGCAACGAGGAGCGGCAGATCGGCCGCTGCGTGGCTGCCTTGCTGGCGCAGGACTATCCGCGCGACAGGCTGCAGATCATCATCGTGGACGACCGCTCGGAAGACGCCACGGCCGCCATTGTGGAGAGAATGGCGGTGGGCCACGAGCATCTGGAGCTGGTGCGCCTCACTTCGTGCCCGAGCAACTGGTCGCCGAAGAAGCACGCCATTGCGGCGGGGGTGGCACGTTGTCGCGGGGAGGTGGTTCT